GCCTCGCAACTTGTCTGCCACTAGTAGGAGAATCTGTTTCCATTAAAGGTATTTGGACTCAACAGTGATCCTTACATCTTATCAGAGAACCAGTGGTCTATGGACATTGACATTGTGGTGCTCTTCTGAGCCCAAATTTTTGCAATGAACATTAATCTTGGTGTGAAAATGACCTTTAAGTATGTCCACTTACACTTATACTGATATTATATTAAtgatcattaaataaatatatcaggTGTCACTCACACACAGGAGAGGAGGAATTCTTAAGATCTGCAGTAAGAAAACAGGAGTAACTGCCAGAAGCTTCAGGATGAACTTCAACGCTCCtggaattaatattttttaaatattgtccATTTCTTTTCCAGTAGTAATTCTGAGGTCTGGATGTCAAATCACAGGAAGTATCACAGGTCAGTATTACTCTCTGATCTCTGGCGCCTGTAGATGTAGAATTCTTCCGCACCTGCAGGTCTGAATTAgtgtgaaaattaataaaacttgtCACATGAAAACAGCCGAAGTGACCAGAATCTGGACTCAGTTTCACCTGTGACTGTTAGACTGACGGCTGCTGAGCTGAGAAGTTTAACTCCATCCTTCATGATGAACATGAGCTGATATTCTccagagtctctctctctcacgtcTGATATTGTGAGTGTTGAAGAGCTGCTTGAGATCTGACGTTTCACTCGTCCTGAGTAATCTGAGTCTAAAGTCAAATCTTCAGGTTCATTGTTTTTTCTCCAGTTTGTACTTTGTTTCTCGCTGAACCAGAACACAGTTGTGATGTTGCTGTTGTAGTCATAAGAGCACTTCAACTGCACACTGGTTTCCCTCAGAGCACAAATATTCGTACAGGTCACAGAGAGGCGGTTCAATGTTAGAGAgcctgatttaaaaaaacaacaacactgagACCAAAAGGTTTGCATCGACGAAGGAGAGATTCTCATCTGACAAACCAAGTGAGTCACTATGAGAGCAGTGACGCAACTCTCCTTAAAGTCTGTGTAAAGtcaattctgagaattgtttctaaacacattaTATATTAGAAATGCATTGCTGAAACATGTTACAAAGACTGTGAACTATCTAGTACTTAATTGACTGTTAAACAGTTTTTCgtgttcaggattttttgagTGGGGCTAAAATCATGACTTGATGATGCAATCGAGTCATTGAGTACGGCCCGtatgttcgacttgaagcagcactgcgcaGATCGACATCAAAGTATAGTGAGAGCTATAGAGAGCAGACGGCTCCTTATGCTTTCGAATCACTCTcatggtactttgatgtcattctCTGATGGCATTCtgcgcagtgctgcttcaagttGAACACACCTAATAGCTACagccaaagtctctttaagacaagtcatgtcactcggcggctatctttgaaacgcctctcaggcatccaagtgcagctcctatctctttgaatggggaaacatcaaattctccaaaactgttcactaagcttacgattaaatttcatatttgaaatcaccaaagaaatctgacaacaactgtatcataaatgttgtttcttttgctcaaatagcgttataaaaagcttatttttcaggctagatcagccagtgcgcatgcaCAGTCCTAAATGCACGTCTCAgaacgctgactgtttctatagcaaccgggacttctaacggcagctgcagtgacgcgctgactttaccgattagtaattggctctttcattcagaaggcggggcttcctgtgattgagcggccatattgaccgttgcatttttccccattcaaaactatacgagtgacacGTCTTCGGTATTCTAATAGTCTTTGCTACAGTGGTTCGCCCACTCAATCGCGACTTATTGTCATTAATGTTACCATTACTACAGCCTACATCTATGCCTTCATCACTTAAATATAAAGCCACGGTCACACTAGACTTTGAACATGCAAAATCGTTTTGCATGCTGCAACAGTCGTGATATGACGTCACGCTGTGCAGCGTCTTTTCAAAAACTTAAattcaacacaaaacaaattataatacatctaaaatgtaaaaacattcaaTGTACTCCACTTTTCTGCAGCGCTGcagttttaaatttatgttcTTTTAATTCAGATAGGAGGTATATCGATCTGCTGTTGGTCACACAGTGTCACGTGATGCGAATTCGCAGGCCAGAGTTCACCAAGCTTGAACTTTGCTATGCAGCGAAAtgcaaaatatctatttttggCTTGCGTTTCCAGTCTAACGCATTCGCATGCGtatgaatggaagtcaatggaacgAAAAGTCTAGTGTGACCGCAGGTTAATTCCTGgttgcaataatttacaaaactgCTTGGTTTCCTtatttaaagggcacctattatgcaaaattcgcttttacatgttgtttgaacataaatgtgtgttggcagtgtgtgtacacaaccctATAACGAAAAAAATCTGCCCGCtcctttttttaatccccaTAAATAATAAGCAGTGTCTCAGAGCTTACCGATCACACTTTACAAGCCCCGCCCATGACTGTTGACTGACAGTGTCATATTAGCAGAGACCCCACCCTGAGCGAGCAGTAAACGCACAATCTGTCATGTTTATCTTCACACTagagcatttaaaagcagcattcaagtaagaaatGTCTTCTTGTTACAGAGACAGAAGTTGCTCAGTtcagagcagtgagtgattttctgcttttattttattgtttgggTCATTAACCTTTGGGTTTAACTTcacagacattgcattacaaGTTACAAGTTTTTGTAACTTGTgtatgtttttaacataaacttgtgtgtgaaagagaactTAGTTAAGTACTCACATGCCGTGTGACAGCCGCTTTCTGTGCGCGTGCTTCAGATGTGTGTGCTCAGGAAACCGTATATCAGAAGTGTAAACTGATAtgactttaaaatgcattatttcagTGCAATATACATGAAGATCAAAACCAAATAGATGTTTTTTGGCAGAGTATCTGAGGTACTAGCTGTAAAAGCACAGCCCTGGAAAAGGGggcggggagcagcagctcatttgcatttaaagagacatgcacaaaaacagtgttaatgcttccactcaaaataggcattttcaaaattatattataaatgatctgtggggtattttgatttgaaacttcacagacacattctagGGACACttgagacttatattacatcttgtaaaaaagGGCATAAAAGGTACCCTTTAAAAAAGCTGCTAGAGGAAGACATTTGAGACAGCAGCTTTCACTCGAGCGGGTGTGGTTTCAGCGCCCACCAGGGGACACGCCCCCAGCATTTGAGAGCAGAGAATACTGATTATCTTTTCAAGATTTTGATACCTCACTGATTCTTGAGAATTGGAACAAAACAGGGTGCAAAATTGAAAAACTAAAGCCTTGTACTCAGACAAATGAAACTACATTTATGTATCTTATAGGCATATGTACTAGGCTACTGAGCTATGCTTTGATGCAGCCTCAcaacttttcttctttttttttttttaaatcaaaatgtgctttttaccttggactgtgtaatataaatttaactttatctttaacagcaatcaagatgtttttaacatttcaaaacaaattcTCACGTTGGCAGACAGATTACACTTTCACATGTGACCAACAATtccacaacaataaaaataaaataaaatatcataatgaaatattGCCAAAATTTTCATCTGACGGAGGTGACAGACTTGACACATCTGACGGTGGAAATGAAAACCTGAATTTGTAGTCATTTTTCTATTGAATAGCCTACATTGAATCAatcaattactgtattaaaacaaacacaacaaacagtgaatatgttataatttataaagcttttattcaagattcacattcaaagtattttgatatatcattggaacacaaattatCTATTTTCTCTCATCTCAGAACAGTATGTCTGCTGTGCATCTGCTATGGTAACAAGGTAACTCTAAAAAAtggttaaatgaacaaataaaacaattagttGTTACCTCTATCCATTTACATTCACCAGGatcttaatattcatatttaaacatcTTAAATTATCCAAAAATGATCAGAACACATATGATAAGAATACAATCAAACTGTATTATGTATAGATGTTTTATCCAGTTTTGTGTTCCTTCAGCCTTACTTTCCCTTAACCCTAACTCTGCTGGAAGAGATGACTATCAATCCACAAAAGCAATATATGCTGTCAGGTCacatatttagtatttatacattattagaaaaattaaaaactattttatattcaatataaataaaaatgacttgaaaaccacaaaaatatgatgACTTCACATCAAATGTCAACTGTCAGAAAATCTTACGGTGGTGACATCTGACGGTGTTGACAAATTTggcatttctttcacaaaacaaatggaGTTCATGTAGTAGCCATTTTGTTTTCTCTGTTGATGCTAGATGCTAATAGAACCTGCTTCAGGATAATAAAATtatctaaatatttcaaataatttcctcagaaattggAAGATTGTGTTGACATATCATGGTTGAGACacaggaaatattaacattaggatttaaaatattctaaaacataaaacttaCCAGAGCCTTTCTGACACTGATGTACTCTGCAGAGGGGGAATGTGGCAAGGGGTTTGTTTAGAGTTaaggccattgcacactgagtccgaaatttttgcaCGTTGAAAAATACATACGACCTCACATTCTgtcaatcacatttacacactgcctccaaaacctccgtccatcataaaaaaaaaaaatcggacatggttcgattttctgcgttttcgtatctgtagcaagcattttgataggaaaggatgacgaatacgaacataaatgtgtgttggcagtgtgtgtacacaaccctATAAcgaaaaaaaatctgaaggggataattgtgttaaacacattctattattaatcccccataacatttacaattgaaaatattttcatttttaaacctAATAGTAGTTACAATTGCTGGACatgttttgtcccatgtctcaagaatcagtgaccttattttatttgcttggtgtttttttctcattcatatttggctgggtggttaataacacatttttctgtgttGTGAAAAACTCAGAACACACATTTAATATTGCTTTACACAGACTTTAAAGTCTAAAATGTCTTTAGTCTGTATTGgaacacatttttatgaaacattAAAGCAAAACTGCAACTGAATCCATTCAAACAATAATCTTACCTGAAATGTGTAGAAGTAGGATCAGTAGTACGAGTCTGAAGTCCATGCTTTAACTTTCAAAATAATTCGCTTGTTTGTCTAGagtgaaataaaaacaacaacaatgtagTAAGACAGGCACACATTCATTTCCAATCATTTATCGCAACAGATTCTACATTAACTGTTTAAagcaaagtctctttaagagtattctatagtctttgtttaAACTTAGCATGGTTATGGAAATGTGGTGTCAAACATTGTGTTCATATTTGAAGTTTAGCTGGCAATCAGATGATCTTATTTCCTTCCTTTTTCTCTCCAGTCTTATAACCGATTCTTGTTCGGCAACTGCATGTTAACACCCACTTCTTGAGCATCTCTATATTTGGAACTTTCcagttcatttttatattttacgtTTACCAATCAGTTGAGTCTATGACAAATAAGGATAAATcttgtttaaaacatgtttcaaatacacagaaatgtatttgttgattttatatGGTTTTGAAAAACCTTTACACCATTTTCAACAAAAGTTAATTTAATGACTCTAAAATGTGTTGTAACTGACCATCaagaaataaaaactattttcttcTCACCCTGAATATGAGTGACTGAACATCTTAATCATCttcaaagaataaataaataaataaatatattttaaggaaATTGGATTATCgtaaattaattcataaatatctTTACAAATGGCACCACATGACAGTTGCAGCACGTTATAGCAGTAAAAGATATAGCAAAGCTACTTTTTTTCCCATTAAAATATCAGGACGattcataaaaattaaaaaaagtaaattttcttGTCCACAGTATGATATATGCACTAGAAAACAGTTAACAATTAACCAGACCTAATTTGAAACCTCAATACATTGTTTTGCACACTTTAGTTactaaaagtaataatttcatATCTTaaaccttacgaaaaagaagtttattcaagtgtgctattagtatacttcttttaaactaaaaaaaataggaaagtatatttttagtctactttttatgtacttctcagaaatgggctttatgtacttctcagaaatacaCTTAACatcacatttaagtatacttaacACACTTGATTTATACTTGatttatatcataaatatatttaagctatacttgtgctctgagaattcatgttttcattgttatatggtagggggcgctagtacacatcttctgtaaaggaaaaaaacacaagtgaagaagaaaccaaaacaacagatgcttccacgtgttaaaacagcatcaaaactgtgtaacattATGGAGCTAAAAACTTTGAcgtaaactagttgtgtactcaaagtttactactgttatacttaaagtatacttaaaagtatacatttacatactagaaagtgggccaatttagtcccaaggagtattgaaaAAGTACACTTACAAGCAGGGTTTAAATTGGGCCGGTGTTGTGTAATATTCGGTTCCTGTGAAAAACTGTTCCAGTGGGCGGGGTATAGATGAATATGCATAAATTCGCTCCGCGATGGGTGTGGCTTTGTTGAACCGCAAATAGTTGAATGGAATGGAAACTGTTGTTTTCTGTGGATTATTTCCATTAAGTAATAAAGGCGAATATTCTTTACATAATCGgttaaaatgattttgcatGTGCTTTTATTAGAGGGCTTTTATTCTGATTTTAAATCATCGTTTTTGCTGTGTAACCTTGTAACGTCAGGGATTAAAAAGACTAAAGCCAGAGCACAAACGAATCAAGCTGATATTTCTGTTATTTGTCGTATCTTTTGAAGCTGTAAACTGTTTCCTTacttgttgtttattttgcagcATCACAACTTTAGCAAGAATGACTGAATAAAACTCAGATGTAGCTGACAAgcatgtttaaataaacatttttaaatgttctctggtgttgttttgtgttattTCTTGCCCGTTTTTAACCACAATTACACTTGGCTCATATTGACACAACACACTTAGCCTACTTTGAGCATTATGACTATGTGATTTTAAATAGGCTACTATTTACACTTTTATAAAAACAAGTCTTTTTCCTGTGGACAACtaaaaggtttttaatgttGCAAGGGATTTGTAAATGGCAAATAAAGTTTTActtgtattcattcattctttctgcATAAAAGTGCTTTGATGATTCAGtgttaaacattaaaaaggaaGTTAAAGATTTGGAATAATAACtgtacaataattaaatattgcaTTTCTAATCTAATCTGTTTTGCAATCACATTAGCTGggtaaaaaaacattaaatcacTCATTGAGGCAGTTTCTCATGACATACTAACGGTTTCATtgttaatggttttaatggtttaaagttTAATGGTTTCATACTCAATATTATAATCATGAAATGCTAGATTGACTTGTATTAACACCTACTTGCATGAATGAAGTGCTATATaagaaaatatgcatatttaaatatttacccaagttattaaaaacttttttattttgcagcattacaaaataaaaaacattcccctagccaaattctagccaccttcctagaggagctggacgggctgctgtcctctttcgtggaggatggcactccactcctagtctttggtgatttcaacattcacctagacaagccttatgctacagacttccatgcactcctagcttcgtttgatctcaaacgccttaccactactagcacgcacaaatcaggcaaccaacttgacttaatttacacacgcaattgtactgcagataacattctggtac
The sequence above is a segment of the Onychostoma macrolepis isolate SWU-2019 chromosome 22, ASM1243209v1, whole genome shotgun sequence genome. Coding sequences within it:
- the LOC131530597 gene encoding uncharacterized protein LOC131530597 isoform X2, which encodes MDFRLVLLILLLHISGSLTLNRLSVTCTNICALRETSVQLKCSYDYNSNITTVFWFSEKQSTNWRKNNEPEDLTLDSDYSGRVKRQISSSSSTLTISDVRERDSGEYQLMFIMKDGVKLLSSAAVSLTVTDLQVRKNSTSTGARDQRVILTCDTSCDLTSRPQNYYWKRNGQYLKNINSRSVEVHPEASGSYSCFLTADLKNSSSPVCVSQRGCWDVTYTSRRVCASPGDFKDLREEHQFAGRVEYVGNKLRIKDLKISDSGEYRLRIITDLNGTYSGSPGVILTVTDTQMKRSPVFVSEGQEVILICSTKCTLNNKHTYIWYKNGRQVTDGFTKTNKLYLDSVSNEELQQYSCAVGVNSTAVSHYTITLLVFLPQFLIIAALWMWFFIKMHLISKQN